Sequence from the Rhodococcus jostii RHA1 genome:
GTGGTCGGCGCACAGGTGGACGCCGCGACGACGACGGCCGATGATGAACAGATGGTGTCTCTCGATGCGCACTCGGACGACCAGCCCCGCTCTGCCGCGCATCGCCACCGTCGCGCGTTTCCGCCGATCGACGATTACGCATTCCTGTCGGACTGCGAGACCACGTGCCTGATCGCCCGGAACGGGGCGGTCGAGTGGATGTGCATCCCCCGGCCCGACTCCCCCAGCGTCTTCGGCGCCATCCTCGACCGCAGCGCCGGCCACTTCCGGATCGCACCGTACGGGCAGAACGTGCCCGCCGCCCGCCGCTACCTGCCGGGCGGACTGATCGTCGAAACGACGTGGCAGACCGAAACGGGGTGGCTCATCGTCCGCGACGCACTCGTGCTCGGCCCGTGGCACAACGTGGAGCAGCGGTCCCGCTCCCATCGCCGCACCCCCACGGACTGGGATGCCGAACACGTCCTGCTGCGGACCGTCAAATGCGTGAACGGCACCGTGGATCTCGAGATGAGCTGCGAGCCCGCGTTCGACTACCACCGCGGCGACGCGGTGTGGGAGTACACGGGCAAGGTCTACGAGGAAGCCACCGCCACCTGCAAGTCGAGTGGTGCGGGCGACCACCCCACACTCCGGCTGACCAGCAACATGAAGCTCGGGCTGGAAGGGCGCGAGGCCCGGGCCCGGACCCGGATGGTCGCGGACGACAACGTGTTCGTCGCACTGTCCTGGTCGCACATGCCTGCACCGCAGACCTATGACGAGGCTGCCGAGAAGATGTGGCAGACGGCGAAGTTCTGGCGGGAATGGATCACGACCGGCCGCTTCCCCGACCACAAGTGGCGTGGCTACCTGCAGCGCAGCGCCCTGGCGCTGAAGGGGTTGGCGTACGCCCCCACCGGCGCGCTGCTCGCCGCGTCGACCACGTCGCTTCCGGAAACCCCCGGGGGTGAACGAAATTGGGACTACCGCTACGCATGGGTGCGCGATTCGACATTCGCACTGTGGGGGCTGTACAGCCTCGGACTCGACCGGGAGGCCGACGACTTCTTCGCGTTCCTCTACGACGTGTCCAGTGCCGACGACGGCAAGTACCGGCCGCTGCAGGTGATGTACGGCGTCGGCGGCGAGCGGACCCTCGTCGAGGAGGAGCTGCCGCACCTGTCCGGCTATGACGGCGCGCGTCCGGTGCGGATCGGAAACGGTGCGTACGACCAGGACCAGCACGACATCTGGGGAACGATCCTCGATTCCGTGTACCTGCACGTGCGATCGCGCGAGCGGGTGCCGGAGACGCTGTGGCCGATGCTCAAACGTCAGGTCGAGGAGGCGATCGAGCACTGGCAGCTCCCCGACCGCGGCATCTGGGAGGTGCGCGGCGAGCCGCAGCACTTCACGTCGTCGAAGATCATGTGCTGGGTGGCGCTCGACCGGGGCGCGAAACTCGCCGAGCAGCAGGGGGAGACGAGTTACGCGGACCGGTGGGCCGACCTCGCCGACGAGATCAAGGCCGACATTCTCGAGCACGGCGTCGACGCACGCGGAGTCCTCACCCAGCGATACGGCAGCGACGAGCTCGACGCCTCACTCCTCCTCGCTCCGCTCTTGCGGTTCCTGCCCTCGGACGACCCGCGCATCCGCGCCACCGTGCTCGCCATTGCGGACGAGCTGACCGAGGGCGGGCTGGTGCTGCGTTACCGGGTGGAGACCACGGACGACGGGCTCACGGGCAAGGAGGGCACGTTCACGATCTGTTCGTTCTGGCTCGTGTCGGCGCTCGTGGAGATCGGCGAACTCGACCGCGCGAAGCGCCTGTGCGAGCGGCTCCTCGGGTTCGCCAGCCCCCTCGAGTTGTACGCGGAGGAGATCGATCCCGAGTCGGGTCGGCACCTGGGTAACTTCCCGCAGGCGTTCACCCATCTGGCGTTGATCAACGCGGTCGTCCACGTCATCCGCGCCGAGGAGGCCGCGGCGAGCGGCTTCCACCCTGCCCACTACACGGTGTGATCCGGCCGAGGAACTGCGACTCCGGACTACTCCGCGAAACGGTGCAGCAACCGCTCCGCGTCGGCGGCGATCTGCCGCACCACGACACCCGCCGGCCGCTCCGATGTGACGAGACCCGCCGCCTCCCCGGCGTACACGACACCGAGGTCGGGATTCGCGGGGTCGTAGGCGGTGGCGAGTTCGGTGTCGGAGGCGTGCACACCGTGCCAGCGGGACGTGAACGCGTTGCTCAGGGCCCGGCCGCCCCACCGGGCCGGCCACGGCTGGCTGCGCGCCTGGTCGAACACCGACGTGTACACGGTGTCCGCGCTGCCCGCCGCGATCAGCCTGCCGCGGGCGTACTCCGGTCCGATGGTCTCGGGGCTGGCCAGCAGCGCGGTCCCGATCATGGCGCCCTCCGCGCCGGCGGCGAGAACGGCGGCGAGACCGCGGCCGGTCGCGATGCCGCCCGCGGCCAGCACGGGCAGCGCGGTGGCGTCCAGGATCTCCTGCAGCAGGGGCAGCGTCCCGATCCGGCCGGTGTGGCCGCCCGCCTCGCCGCCCTGGGCGATGACGAAGTCGACGCCCGCCGCCTCCACGACCCGCAGATCGTCGATCGTGTTCACCTGCGACACCACGAGCGCCCCGGTAGCGTGCACCCGCTCCACATAGGGCGCGGGATCGCCGAACGACAGCGACACGATCGGTGGGTTCTCGGCCAGCGCGGCGTCGAGCAGAGCGTCGTCGTCGTCGAGCGCCCAGGTCATCAACCCGATGCCGAAGGCGTCGCCGCCGATGCTCCGCGCGACCGCCGTCTCCTTCGCCACCCACTCCGGGGTGGCGTAGCGCGCCGCGCCGAGCAGGCCGAGCCCGCCCGCCTTCGACACCTCGCCGACGAGGGCCCCGCCGGCCCGTCCGCCCATCGGGGCGCCGAAGATCGGCACCTCGATTCCCAGTGTCCGGGTGAGCCAGGTTTCGAGGGCCACGTGCCGCACCTACTTTCGATCAGTCGTCGACGGAGCAGAACAACCGAGCGGTCGCGCGCTACTTCTTCGGCTTGTCCCCGACCGATTCGGACGACAACGCGGCCACGAAGGCTTCCTGCGGAACCTCGACCCGGCCGATCGTCTTCATCCGCTTCTTGCCTTCCTTCTGCTTCTCGAGCAGCTTGCGCTTACGGCTGATGTCGCCGCCGTAGCACTTGGCGAGCACGTCCTTGCGGATCGCGCGGATGTTCTCACGCGAGATGATCTTCGAGCCGATCGCCGCCTGGATCGGCACCTCGAACTGCTGCCGGGGAATCAGCTCACGCAGCTTCGACGTCATCCGCCCGCCGTACGCGCCGGCCGCAGATCGGTGCACGATCGAGGAGAACGCGTCGACGGCCTCACCCTGCAGCAGGATGTCCACCTTCACCAGATCGGCCTGCTGCTCGCCTGACTCCTCGTAGTCGAGGCTGGCGTATCCCTTGGTCCGCGACTTCAGGGCGTCGAAGAAGTCGAACATGATCTCGCCCATGGGCATCTCGTAGCGCAGCTCGACCCGGGTTTCGGACAGGTAGTCCATGCCGCCGAGTTCGCCGCGCCGGTTCTGGCAGAGCTCCATGATCGCGCCGATGAACTCGCTCGGCGCGATGATGGTGCACTTCACCATCGGCTCGTAGACCTCGCGGATCTTGCCCTCCGGCCAGTACGACGGGTTGGTGACGACGTGCTCGGAGCCGTCCTCCATCACCACCCGGTACACCACGTTCGGCGACGTCGAGATCAGTTCGAGCCCGAATTCGCGCTCGAGGCGGTCGCGGGTGATCTCCATGTGCAGCAGTCCGAGGAATCCGCAGCGGAACCCGAATCCGAGCGCTACCGACGTCTCCGGCTCGTAGGCCAGGGCGGCGTCGTTGAGACGCAACTTGTCCAGGGCGTCGCGCAGCACCGGGTAGTCCGAACCGTCGAGCGGGTAGAGGCCGGAGTAGACCATCGGCTTGGGGTCGCGGTATCCCACGAGGGGTTCGGTCGCACCGCCGCGCGCCGCGGTGACCGTGTCGCCGACTCGCGACTGCCGGACGTCCTTCACACCGGTGATGAGGTACCCCACCTCGCCGACGCCGAGGCCGATACTGGCCTTCGGTTCGGGCGAGATGATGCCGACCTCGATCAGATCGTGGGTGGTGCCCGTCGACATCATGGTGATCTTCTCGCGCGGCGAGATCCGGCCGTCCACGACGCGCACGTAGGTGACGACGCCGCGGTAGGCGTCGTACACCGAGTCGAAGATCATGGCGCGCGCCGGACCGTCCGGGTCGCCGACGGGGGCGGGGACCTGCCGCACGACCTCGTCGAGCAGTTCCTTCACCCCGATGCCGGTCTTGCCGGACACGCGCAGCACGTCACCCGGCTCGCACCCCGTGATGTGTGCGATCTCCTCGGCGTATCGGTCCGGGTCGGCGGCGGGCAGGTCGATCTTGTTGAGCACCGGGATGATGGTGAGGTCCTTCTCCATCGCCAGGTACAGGTTGGCGAGCGTCTGGGCCTCGATGCCCTGCGCGGCATCCACCAGCAGGACCGCACCCTCGCAGGCCTCGAGTGCGCGGGAGACCTCGTACGTGAAGTCGACGTGCCCGGGGGTGTCGATGAGGTGGATGACGAACTCCTCGTCGCCCACCTTCCACGGCAGCCGGACGTTCTGCGCCTTGATCGTGATGCCGCGCTCGCGCTCGATGTCCATGCGGTCGAGGTACTGGGCGCGCATCTGCCGCTCCTCGACCACACCGGTGAGCTGAAGCATGCGGTCGGCCAGGGTCGACTTGCCGTGATCGATGTGCGCGATGATGCAGAAATTCCGGATCCGGGCAGGATCCGTGAACGTCTTGTCGGCGAAGCTGCTGATGGGGGACCCCTTACCTGGACCGGCACCGGCCCGGTTCCGGGCCACTGTCACCTGTCAGGATATCCAAGCCACCGCGTTGCGGCTGCCGCGGCATACACGCACTAAGCTCGGCGGCCATGGCGAGCACGTGGAGCAGCATCGGGAAGACGTTGGGCCGACTTGCACGCGACAAGGGCCCGCAGCTGATCCAGGCGCTGCAGAAGTCCGGCGCGCTGGACCGCGCGGCCGGTGTCCTGACCGGGTCGACGGCCTCCGCGCCGAAGCCGGCCCCGGGCCGACCGGTCACCGCGAATTCCGCCCCGACCGCCCATCGGGCCCGGAAGGTGGAGTACTCCCCCGACCTGGACGGTCGCGCGGATCCGGGCGAAATCGTCTGGACGTGGGTGGCGTACGAGGAGGATCCGAGCCAGGGCAAGGACCGGCCCGTGCTCGTCGTCGGACGTGACGGCGACACCCTGCTCGGGTTGATGCTGTCCTCGCAGAGCAAGCACGACGGCGACCGGGACTGGATCGCGGTCGGCTCGGGGGCGTGGGATGCGGAGGGCCGTCCGAGCTGGATCCGGCTGGACCGGGTGCTGGACGTGCCGGAGGCGGGGATCCGCCGCGAGGGCGCCGTGATGGCCCGGGACAAGTTCGAGATCGTGGCGCGGCGACTGCGGGCGGACTTCAGCTGGCAGTGACGCCGTCACCGGCGCAGATCGTCGGCGATCATCTCGGCGATCGCGGTCATCGCGAGCGCGTTGGGATGCGCCGGTTCCGCGGGTGACTGCGGCAGGATGCCCTCGAACCACCGCTGCCCCGCCGGCGCGCAGGCGTCGTGCCCACCGTCCACGGCGGCCTTCGCGATGTCGATGTAGTGCACGCCGTATCTGGCCGCGGCGTCGACGTAGATCTGGTTGAAGCGGGCGAAGTATCGCTCGAGCCAGACCGCGTCCGCGTCGGACACGGGCAGGTTCGGCCAGCAGCCACGCCGTCCGACGGAACCGCCGTGCCCGATCAGATAGACCTCGGCGTTCGGTGCCTTCGCGACAATCGCGGCCACCACGGCGTCGACCTGGGGCGCCATCGTCGCGATCCCCTCGACCGCCAGTCGCTCCGCCCGTGGGTTGTCGCGGCAACCGGCATCCGCGCCGGGAACGACAGCGGCGCAGCGCACCGACACGGGCAGGTGATTGGAACCGCCCCCGCCGATGCTGAGCGTCACGACGTCGGTGTCCGGACGGAGCGCCTCGATCTGCGGCGGAGCGACCCTCGTCCCCACGAACTGCGGGGTGCTGATCACGTGGGCGGGTTTCGCGGCGGAGCAGGTGACGTCGGTGACGGTGGCCGCGCCGATCAGCCGCGCCAGCTTCGCCGGGTAGTTCAGGTCCGGTGATCGCAGGCACAGGTCGCCGTGCTCGGTGAATTCGATGAGCGGCCCGGCCGCCCGGGAGTCGCCGAGGGCCACGTAGGCCGGTCCCGGCCGCGGTGCGTCCTCGGCGGTCGCGGTCGCGGGGACCGCCCCGGTGAGCGCGAGAACGACGCACGCGAGAAGTGCGGCTCGCAGGTCGCGCCGGGCCGGGACGGGTCGGCCGGGCGTCAGCTCTGCAGTCGGTCGTACCGGCCGAACAGCGACCGGTAGACCAGCGCTCCTACCGCGCCGCCGATCAACGGGAACACGATGAACAGCCACACCTGGGCGAGCGCGCCGTTCTGGTAGGGCGCGACGGCGAGGCTGCGGGCGGGGTTGACGGACGTGTTGTCGATCGGGATCGACACGAGGTGGATCACGGCGAGCGTGAAACCGATGGAGACACCGGCGAGGGGGACGTCGGAGATCTGGTCGGTGGAGGCGAGGACCACGAACACGAGCAGCGCGGTGAGCAGGACTTCGACGATCATCGCCGCGCCGATGCCGTAACCGTTCTCGATGACCCCGCCGAGCGGTCCCTTGATGGCGGACGGGCTGTGGGCGCCCCAGCCGTTGGCGCCGAGACCGTCGTCGGCCCGGTTGTACGAGGGCAGGCTCTGCGCGATCGCGTACACCACCACACCGGCGACGAGACCGCCGATGACCTGGGCGACGACGTACAACCCCGCCTTCACGACGGACAACCGGCCGAGAGCGAGGTGTCCGACCGTGACGGCCGGGTTGACGTGGCAGCCCGAGATGGGGCCGATGGCGTAGACGAGGAAGAGGAGCGTCAGTCCGAATGCCAGTGCCACACCGAGGTTCCCGACCTTGGCTCCGGCGAAGACCGCCGTACCCACCGCCGCGAAGACCAGTACGAACGTTCCGACCGCCTCAGCTACGTATTTCTTGAGATCCGAGATCGGTTCGACTTCTACGTATTCCTGTGCGGTTGGAGACATTGAACCCACCTTCGTCGAAATGGATCGTTAGTCCTGCTTTCCACAGATAGATCTGGCTGGCACTTTACGCCAGGCGTGTGATCTCCACGACGACTTCGAGATCTGTCGCGCGGCCCCCGGAGAAGATGCCCTTGAGCGGTGGAACGTCCGCGTAGTCCCGTCCGATACCCACCGACACGTGCTGTTCGTTCACCGCGACGGCGTTGGTGGGGTCGTATCCCCACCACGCACCGGTCCACGCCTCGACCCACGCGTGACTCTCCCCCGCCACCGTGTCGTCCACCGCCGCATCGGGTTTCGGGTGCAGATAGCCGGATACGTAGCGACTCGGAATTCCCATGCTGCGCAGAAGAACCAGCGTCAGGTGCGCGTAGTCCTGGCACACACCCTGCCGTTCGGCCCAGGCGTCGACCGCGGACGTGTGGACGCCCGTCGTGCCCGGAACGTAATCCATCTCCCGATGCACCCAGTCCGCCGCCGCGACAACGGCTTCGTCGGGGGTGCGGCCCTTGCGGAGGTCTCGGGCGATGGTGTCGAGCTTGCGGCTGCGCGGCACGAACGTGGTGTTGCTCAGCTGTTCGTTGAACCGGTCGGTGAGCGGAGGGCTGGCCAGCTCGTCCCAGTCCACCTTCTCCTCCGGCTCCCAGAACGGTTCGGTCTCGACCACGGACAGCCCGGTGACTTCGAGTTCCTTGTGCGGCGCATGGAGATCGAACGCGGTGACGGCGGTGCCCCAATAGTCGGTGTAGCGGTACGACCGCGTCGCCGGCGTCGTCTCCACCCGGTTCAGGATCACCGTCTGCCTGCTGTCACCGCGAGGGGTGAGTCGCGCCTCGTTGTACGAGGACGTGACCGGTGCGTCGTAGGCATACCCCGTGGTGTGCACGACTCTCATACGCCAGCTCACAGTTCTCCCTCCACGACGGCTTCGCCGCCGACGGCCCGTGCATCGGTCCACGCCACCCACGGCGCGGCGTGAAAATACTGCAGCGCGATGGCTTCTCCGAGCTCGCGGCAGGTTTCCTGCAACCCCGCGAGCCGATCCTGGAGATCCTCGAGGAGCACGCCGGGCGGCAGGAATTCGAGTTCGCTGCGGGCCCTGCCGAGGAGGCGCTGCGCCTCGGCTCTCGGCCCGACGCGACTGTCGGGCTGGTGGTCGAGCTCGGCGAGACACAACTCCGCCTGCCGGATGGCGTGGAAGACCGACCGCGGAAACAGCCGGTCCAGCAGGATGAACTCGACCACCCGGTTGGCGTCCAGCGCGCCGCGGTACGTGCGCAGGTAGGTGTCGTGAGCTCCCGCGGAACGCAGCACCGTCACCCACGCCGGCGAAGATGGGCGGTCGCCCGCACGGGACAACAACATCCGCGCGAGCATGTCGACGCGCTCGATC
This genomic interval carries:
- a CDS encoding glycoside hydrolase family 15 protein, which codes for MVSLDAHSDDQPRSAAHRHRRAFPPIDDYAFLSDCETTCLIARNGAVEWMCIPRPDSPSVFGAILDRSAGHFRIAPYGQNVPAARRYLPGGLIVETTWQTETGWLIVRDALVLGPWHNVEQRSRSHRRTPTDWDAEHVLLRTVKCVNGTVDLEMSCEPAFDYHRGDAVWEYTGKVYEEATATCKSSGAGDHPTLRLTSNMKLGLEGREARARTRMVADDNVFVALSWSHMPAPQTYDEAAEKMWQTAKFWREWITTGRFPDHKWRGYLQRSALALKGLAYAPTGALLAASTTSLPETPGGERNWDYRYAWVRDSTFALWGLYSLGLDREADDFFAFLYDVSSADDGKYRPLQVMYGVGGERTLVEEELPHLSGYDGARPVRIGNGAYDQDQHDIWGTILDSVYLHVRSRERVPETLWPMLKRQVEEAIEHWQLPDRGIWEVRGEPQHFTSSKIMCWVALDRGAKLAEQQGETSYADRWADLADEIKADILEHGVDARGVLTQRYGSDELDASLLLAPLLRFLPSDDPRIRATVLAIADELTEGGLVLRYRVETTDDGLTGKEGTFTICSFWLVSALVEIGELDRAKRLCERLLGFASPLELYAEEIDPESGRHLGNFPQAFTHLALINAVVHVIRAEEAAASGFHPAHYTV
- a CDS encoding NAD(P)H-dependent flavin oxidoreductase, which produces MALETWLTRTLGIEVPIFGAPMGGRAGGALVGEVSKAGGLGLLGAARYATPEWVAKETAVARSIGGDAFGIGLMTWALDDDDALLDAALAENPPIVSLSFGDPAPYVERVHATGALVVSQVNTIDDLRVVEAAGVDFVIAQGGEAGGHTGRIGTLPLLQEILDATALPVLAAGGIATGRGLAAVLAAGAEGAMIGTALLASPETIGPEYARGRLIAAGSADTVYTSVFDQARSQPWPARWGGRALSNAFTSRWHGVHASDTELATAYDPANPDLGVVYAGEAAGLVTSERPAGVVVRQIAADAERLLHRFAE
- the lepA gene encoding translation elongation factor 4, whose amino-acid sequence is MTVARNRAGAGPGKGSPISSFADKTFTDPARIRNFCIIAHIDHGKSTLADRMLQLTGVVEERQMRAQYLDRMDIERERGITIKAQNVRLPWKVGDEEFVIHLIDTPGHVDFTYEVSRALEACEGAVLLVDAAQGIEAQTLANLYLAMEKDLTIIPVLNKIDLPAADPDRYAEEIAHITGCEPGDVLRVSGKTGIGVKELLDEVVRQVPAPVGDPDGPARAMIFDSVYDAYRGVVTYVRVVDGRISPREKITMMSTGTTHDLIEVGIISPEPKASIGLGVGEVGYLITGVKDVRQSRVGDTVTAARGGATEPLVGYRDPKPMVYSGLYPLDGSDYPVLRDALDKLRLNDAALAYEPETSVALGFGFRCGFLGLLHMEITRDRLEREFGLELISTSPNVVYRVVMEDGSEHVVTNPSYWPEGKIREVYEPMVKCTIIAPSEFIGAIMELCQNRRGELGGMDYLSETRVELRYEMPMGEIMFDFFDALKSRTKGYASLDYEESGEQQADLVKVDILLQGEAVDAFSSIVHRSAAGAYGGRMTSKLRELIPRQQFEVPIQAAIGSKIISRENIRAIRKDVLAKCYGGDISRKRKLLEKQKEGKKRMKTIGRVEVPQEAFVAALSSESVGDKPKK
- a CDS encoding type II toxin-antitoxin system PemK/MazF family toxin, producing the protein MASTWSSIGKTLGRLARDKGPQLIQALQKSGALDRAAGVLTGSTASAPKPAPGRPVTANSAPTAHRARKVEYSPDLDGRADPGEIVWTWVAYEEDPSQGKDRPVLVVGRDGDTLLGLMLSSQSKHDGDRDWIAVGSGAWDAEGRPSWIRLDRVLDVPEAGIRREGAVMARDKFEIVARRLRADFSWQ
- a CDS encoding SGNH/GDSL hydrolase family protein translates to MALGDSRAAGPLIEFTEHGDLCLRSPDLNYPAKLARLIGAATVTDVTCSAAKPAHVISTPQFVGTRVAPPQIEALRPDTDVVTLSIGGGGSNHLPVSVRCAAVVPGADAGCRDNPRAERLAVEGIATMAPQVDAVVAAIVAKAPNAEVYLIGHGGSVGRRGCWPNLPVSDADAVWLERYFARFNQIYVDAAARYGVHYIDIAKAAVDGGHDACAPAGQRWFEGILPQSPAEPAHPNALAMTAIAEMIADDLRR
- a CDS encoding aquaporin, whose protein sequence is MSPTAQEYVEVEPISDLKKYVAEAVGTFVLVFAAVGTAVFAGAKVGNLGVALAFGLTLLFLVYAIGPISGCHVNPAVTVGHLALGRLSVVKAGLYVVAQVIGGLVAGVVVYAIAQSLPSYNRADDGLGANGWGAHSPSAIKGPLGGVIENGYGIGAAMIVEVLLTALLVFVVLASTDQISDVPLAGVSIGFTLAVIHLVSIPIDNTSVNPARSLAVAPYQNGALAQVWLFIVFPLIGGAVGALVYRSLFGRYDRLQS
- a CDS encoding transglutaminase family protein; translation: MRVVHTTGYAYDAPVTSSYNEARLTPRGDSRQTVILNRVETTPATRSYRYTDYWGTAVTAFDLHAPHKELEVTGLSVVETEPFWEPEEKVDWDELASPPLTDRFNEQLSNTTFVPRSRKLDTIARDLRKGRTPDEAVVAAADWVHREMDYVPGTTGVHTSAVDAWAERQGVCQDYAHLTLVLLRSMGIPSRYVSGYLHPKPDAAVDDTVAGESHAWVEAWTGAWWGYDPTNAVAVNEQHVSVGIGRDYADVPPLKGIFSGGRATDLEVVVEITRLA
- a CDS encoding alpha-E domain-containing protein, whose product is MLARNAESLYWIGRYVERADDMARILDVAVHQLLDDASVDPDRTSRLLLRVLGIEAPDTQLDVRSVTELVAFSRNQVGSIIDSLASARENARGAREVTSSEMWECLNTTYNGLAERERASKRLGPHEFFRYVEERAAMFAGLADSTMSRDDGYRFLLLGRSIERVDMLARMLLSRAGDRPSSPAWVTVLRSAGAHDTYLRTYRGALDANRVVEFILLDRLFPRSVFHAIRQAELCLAELDHQPDSRVGPRAEAQRLLGRARSELEFLPPGVLLEDLQDRLAGLQETCRELGEAIALQYFHAAPWVAWTDARAVGGEAVVEGEL